A single Gasterosteus aculeatus chromosome 2, fGasAcu3.hap1.1, whole genome shotgun sequence DNA region contains:
- the mafba gene encoding transcription factor MafB — MPQQVCAQRRRSPENYRMKHERTEDARRSVYASLAGTAAHPQESRRGSMSAEMSMGPELPSSPLALEYVNDFDLMKFDVKKEGLAGLERNGVRQCNRLQAQGSVSSTPISTPCSSVPSSPSFSPTEQKSHLEELYWMPNSGYHQQVDPQTLSLTPEDAVEALIGATAHGHPPPPHVQQQLQQQGAFEGYRGGPHHHHSHHGHGQQHHHAYAGGIPHHADELSGHPGGHSHPHGQQQQHHHHHSQDPDSPSPVSPDSLQSLHHHRHHHHHHQHGHLSQSGGHHGSGGSLNVEDRFSDDQLVSMSVRELNRHLRGFTKDEVIRLKQKRRTLKNRGYAQSCRYKRVQQKHVLENEKTQLIDQVEQLKAEIGRLARERDAYKLKCEKLTGSGSSNGFREAGSTSDNPSSPEFFM, encoded by the coding sequence ATGCCACAGCAAGTCTGCGCACAGCGGCGGAGGAGCCCCGAGAACTATCGCATGAAACACGAGAGGACGGAAGACGCTCGCAGGTCGGTTTACGCATCGCTCGCGGGCACCGCCGCGCATCCGCAGGAGAGCCGCCGCGGCAGCATGAGCGCGGAGATGAGCATGGGTCCGGAGCTGCCCAGCAGCCCTCTGGCCCTGGAATACGTCAACGATTTCGACCTGATGAAGTTCGACGTCAAGAAGGAGGGCCTCGCCGGACTTGAGCGCAACGGGGTGCGCCAGTGCAACCGACTGCAGGCGCAGGGCTCCGTGTCGTCCACCCCGATCAGCACGCCCTGCAGCTCGGTGCCCTCCTCGCCCAGCTTCAGCCCCACGGAGCAGAAGagccacctggaggagctgtACTGGATGCCGAACAGCGGGTACCACCAGCAGGTAGACCCGCAGACGCTGAGTCTGACCCCGGAGGACGCGGTGGAGGCCTTGATCGGAGCCACGGCGCACGGACACCCGCCGCCCCCGcacgtccagcagcagctgcagcagcaaggcGCCTTCGAGGGCTACAGAGGGGGtccgcaccaccaccacagccACCACGGCCACGGCCAGCAGCACCATCACGCGTACGCGGGAGGAATCCCGCACCACGCCGACGAGCTGTCCGGGCACCCGGGCGGACACAGCCACCCGcacggccagcagcagcagcaccaccaccaccacagccaGGACCCCGACAGCCCGTCCCCGGTGTCCCCGGACTCCCTCCAGTCGCTgcaccaccaccgccaccaccaccaccaccaccagcacggCCACCTGAGCCAGTCGGGGGGTCACCACGGCTCCGGGGGCAGCCTCAACGTGGAGGACCGCTTCTCCGACGACCAGCTGGTGTCCATGTCGGTGCGCGAGCTCAACAGGCACCTGCGCGGGTTCACCAAGGACGAGGTCATCCGCCTCAAGCAGAAGCGCCGGACCCTGAAGAACCGCGGCTACGCGCAGTCCTGCCGGTACAAGCGGGTGCAGCAGAAGCACGTGCTGGAGAACGAAAAGACGCAGCTGATCGACcaggtggagcagctgaaggCGGAGATCGGCCGGCTGGCGCGGGAGCGCGACGCCTACAAACTCAAGTGCGAGAAACTGACCGGGTCGGGGTCCAGCAACGGGTTCCGAGAGGCGGGCTCCACCAGCGACAACCCGTCATCTCCCGAGTTCTTTATGTGA